The Streptomyces camelliae genome window below encodes:
- a CDS encoding asparaginase: MLGVVLLALGGTISVAGSTQGARLTGAEITAAVPGLADLGIPLEVRDVRAVPSGSLTFAQILDVVDVASRAVAEGADGVVVTQGTDTLEETAFMVDLVWPHEAPFVLTGAMRQPAMAGADGPANVLAAVRVAAARDTHGAGALVVLNDEVHAARWVRKTHSTSPATFASPSAGPLGHVVEGRVRMLLAPPRHEPLPVGIDRERLQAARVALHVVTLDDDGTQLHGLEATHQGLVVAGFGVGHVPDVLAPRLGALAEHLPVVLTSRTGSGSVLRHTYSAPGSETDLRRRGLIDGGFLDPYKARVLLRLLLATGAGHGDIVEAFALRG; this comes from the coding sequence GTGTTGGGTGTCGTACTGCTGGCGCTCGGGGGCACGATCTCGGTGGCGGGCAGCACCCAGGGAGCGCGGCTGACCGGTGCCGAGATCACCGCGGCGGTACCGGGCCTGGCGGACCTGGGGATCCCTCTGGAGGTGCGGGACGTGCGGGCCGTGCCCAGCGGAAGCCTCACCTTCGCCCAGATCCTCGACGTCGTCGACGTGGCCTCGCGGGCCGTGGCCGAGGGCGCGGACGGCGTCGTCGTGACGCAGGGCACCGACACCCTGGAGGAGACGGCGTTCATGGTCGATCTGGTGTGGCCGCACGAGGCGCCGTTCGTGCTGACCGGTGCGATGCGACAGCCGGCCATGGCGGGGGCGGACGGGCCGGCCAACGTCCTCGCCGCGGTGCGCGTCGCCGCGGCGCGGGACACCCATGGGGCGGGTGCGCTGGTCGTCCTCAACGACGAGGTGCACGCGGCTCGATGGGTGCGCAAGACGCACAGTACGAGCCCCGCGACCTTCGCCTCGCCGAGCGCCGGTCCGCTCGGGCACGTCGTCGAGGGCCGGGTGCGGATGCTTCTGGCGCCGCCCCGGCACGAGCCGCTGCCGGTCGGGATCGACCGGGAGCGGCTCCAGGCCGCCCGTGTCGCCCTGCACGTGGTCACCCTGGACGACGACGGCACGCAGCTCCACGGCCTGGAGGCCACGCACCAGGGCTTGGTCGTCGCCGGTTTCGGCGTCGGCCACGTACCGGACGTGCTCGCGCCACGGCTCGGCGCACTGGCCGAGCACCTGCCCGTCGTACTGACCTCGCGCACCGGGAGCGGTTCGGTCCTGCGGCACACCTACAGCGCGCCCGGTTCGGAGACGGACCTGCGGCGCCGCGGACTGATCGACGGCGGCTTCCTCGACCCGTACAAGGCCCGGGTGCTGCTCCGGCTGCTGCTGGCGACCGGAGCCGGGCACGGCGACATCGTCGAGGCGTTCGCGCTGCGGGGCTGA
- a CDS encoding gluconate:H+ symporter, translating into MPLVVVAVGVLILLFLMTKLRLNGFVALLLVAVGVGIVRGIPLEKIPDVLSEGIGGQIGDTMLTIGLGAMVGRVMGDSGAAQRIAGKLLDLCGPRWVQVAMVLSAMLIGVTMFYEVAFVIIVPVAFTLVRVTRANLLWVGLPMSIALSTMHSFLPPHPGPTAVASAFHASVGLTLFYGLFIAVPAGALIALVWPRLPFVRKMNPSIPTGLVSDRVFTDEEMPGMGWSLSVALLPVVLIAGAAVTDLATSGSGPVLHFIAFIGSAPIALLLTLAVAIWAFGPRIGRSLDEVSASCRSAAQAMAMILLVIGAGGAFKQVLVEGGISDYIKHTTHSWSLSPIILAWLIAVILRVALGSATVAVVTASGVALPLLAGSGVHPEIMVLAISCGSIAFSHVNDPGFWMFKEYFNLSVIDAIKARTTYTTVLSVLGLGGVLAMESILDALNV; encoded by the coding sequence ATGCCACTTGTTGTCGTAGCCGTCGGCGTACTGATCCTGCTCTTCCTGATGACGAAGCTGAGACTCAACGGCTTCGTCGCCCTGCTGCTCGTGGCCGTGGGCGTCGGCATCGTCCGGGGCATCCCGCTGGAGAAAATCCCCGACGTGCTCTCCGAGGGCATCGGCGGGCAGATCGGCGACACCATGCTCACCATCGGGCTCGGCGCGATGGTCGGCCGGGTGATGGGCGACTCCGGTGCCGCCCAGCGGATCGCCGGCAAGCTGCTCGACCTCTGCGGTCCGCGCTGGGTCCAGGTCGCCATGGTGCTGTCGGCCATGCTGATCGGCGTCACCATGTTCTACGAGGTGGCCTTCGTCATCATCGTGCCGGTCGCCTTCACCCTCGTACGCGTCACGCGGGCCAATCTGCTGTGGGTCGGGCTGCCGATGTCGATCGCCCTGTCCACCATGCACAGCTTCCTGCCGCCGCACCCCGGCCCGACCGCGGTCGCCTCGGCCTTCCACGCCTCGGTCGGACTCACCCTGTTCTACGGCCTGTTCATCGCCGTCCCGGCCGGAGCGCTCATCGCCCTCGTCTGGCCGCGCCTTCCGTTCGTCCGGAAGATGAACCCTTCCATACCCACGGGCCTGGTCAGCGACCGCGTCTTCACCGACGAGGAGATGCCGGGCATGGGCTGGTCGCTGTCGGTGGCCCTGCTGCCCGTCGTACTCATCGCCGGAGCCGCGGTGACCGACCTGGCGACCTCCGGGTCGGGGCCCGTCCTGCACTTCATCGCATTCATCGGTTCGGCACCCATCGCCCTGCTGCTCACGCTGGCCGTCGCGATCTGGGCGTTCGGCCCGCGGATCGGCCGCAGTCTGGACGAGGTCAGCGCCTCGTGCCGGTCCGCCGCCCAGGCGATGGCGATGATCCTGCTCGTGATCGGCGCGGGCGGCGCGTTCAAGCAGGTGCTCGTGGAAGGCGGGATCTCGGACTACATCAAGCACACCACCCACAGCTGGTCCCTGTCGCCGATCATCCTCGCCTGGCTCATCGCGGTCATCCTCCGCGTCGCCCTCGGCTCGGCGACCGTCGCCGTCGTCACCGCCTCGGGCGTGGCCCTGCCGCTGCTCGCCGGCAGCGGAGTCCACCCGGAGATCATGGTCCTCGCCATCTCCTGCGGCTCGATCGCCTTCTCCCACGTCAACGACCCGGGATTCTGGATGTTCAAGGAGTACTTCAACCTGTCCGTCATCGACGCGATCAAGGCACGCACCACCTACACGACCGTGCTCTCGGTCCTCGGCCTCGGTGGCGTCCTCGCGATGGAGTCGATCCTGGACGCCCTCAATGTGTGA
- a CDS encoding 2-dehydropantoate 2-reductase has product MPKPRFAVLGAGSIGCHLGGHLAAAGHDVTFIGRPAGMDVLRERGLTLSTSVRPPVHLTPDRLTLATGPEAAAGADYVLVTVKTAGTEAAAKDLAAHLAPDSVVVSFQNGLHNPATLRAALPGHTVLAGMVPYNVVQSEPGTVHQGMPGKLMTEPDDTLFAAFHAAGLACEARTDMSEVQHAKLLMNLNNAINALSGLPLRDQLGRRAYRRCLALCQREALAAYRAAGVTPARLGPTAPGVTPYVLGLPDALFRRVAAASLRIDAHTRSSMWEDLQRGRSTEIDSLQGEIVALATAHGMSAPANARLAALVHEAEATPRTWTGPELYAELRAAR; this is encoded by the coding sequence GTGCCCAAGCCCCGCTTCGCCGTCCTCGGCGCCGGTAGCATCGGCTGTCACCTCGGCGGACACCTCGCCGCCGCCGGACATGACGTGACCTTCATCGGCCGGCCCGCCGGAATGGACGTGCTGCGCGAGCGGGGACTCACCCTCAGTACGTCCGTCCGGCCGCCGGTCCACCTCACGCCGGACCGGCTGACCCTGGCCACCGGACCGGAGGCCGCGGCCGGCGCCGACTACGTGCTGGTCACGGTGAAGACGGCCGGCACCGAGGCCGCGGCGAAAGACCTCGCCGCGCATCTCGCCCCCGACTCCGTGGTGGTCAGCTTCCAGAACGGCCTGCACAACCCCGCCACCCTGCGCGCCGCGCTTCCCGGTCACACCGTGCTGGCCGGAATGGTCCCGTACAACGTGGTGCAGTCCGAACCGGGCACCGTGCACCAGGGCATGCCGGGCAAGCTCATGACCGAGCCCGACGACACGCTCTTCGCCGCCTTCCACGCGGCGGGCCTGGCCTGCGAGGCCCGCACCGACATGTCCGAAGTGCAGCACGCCAAGCTGCTGATGAACCTCAACAACGCGATCAACGCCCTCTCCGGGCTGCCGCTGCGCGACCAGCTCGGCCGACGGGCGTACCGCCGCTGCCTCGCCCTGTGCCAGCGCGAGGCCCTCGCCGCGTACCGGGCGGCCGGGGTCACTCCCGCCCGCCTCGGCCCTACGGCGCCCGGCGTCACCCCGTACGTACTCGGGCTGCCCGACGCCCTCTTCCGCCGGGTGGCGGCGGCGTCCCTCCGGATCGACGCCCACACACGCTCCTCGATGTGGGAAGACCTGCAGCGCGGCCGGTCCACGGAGATCGATTCCCTGCAGGGCGAGATCGTCGCCCTGGCCACCGCTCACGGCATGAGCGCGCCCGCGAACGCGCGTCTCGCGGCCCTGGTGCACGAGGCGGAGGCCACCCCGCGCACATGGACAGGACCGGAGCTGTACGCCGAACTGCGCGCGGCGCGCTGA
- a CDS encoding LLM class flavin-dependent oxidoreductase, with protein sequence MKITGMDIGVLLPTGTAQWGPADDPRELVDFGRHAERAGFSSLFVNDSLISPRIEALTMLAALAPATEVTLGTAALMPFLRRPVQTAQSLASIDLLSGGRLTVTVGAGFPGRFGRPLYTLSEVPWERRFARLDETVALWRALWNGADSFHGEILRFADIPPMTRPSRAGGPPIWLGGATPAALARTGRSYDGWLPYPPDPADYASGLRDIGKAAADAGRRAEDITPALFVTVRIDDDVESGRRAVDGYARATYGMPLRELERIQAIVTGSAEQVRERLGQYVAAGVRHLVARLGALDLRSQREQLERLADLIPALRQTAAHASASQAVA encoded by the coding sequence ATGAAGATCACCGGTATGGACATCGGTGTACTGCTTCCGACCGGAACCGCCCAGTGGGGCCCGGCCGACGACCCTCGCGAGCTGGTCGACTTCGGCCGCCACGCCGAACGCGCGGGCTTCTCCTCGCTCTTCGTCAACGATTCCCTGATCAGCCCGCGTATAGAGGCGCTCACGATGCTGGCCGCACTCGCACCGGCGACCGAGGTGACACTGGGCACGGCCGCGCTGATGCCGTTCCTGCGTCGGCCGGTCCAGACCGCGCAGTCGCTCGCGTCGATCGACCTGCTGTCGGGTGGCCGGCTCACCGTGACCGTCGGCGCCGGCTTCCCGGGCCGCTTCGGCCGGCCCCTCTACACCCTGTCCGAGGTGCCGTGGGAAAGGCGCTTCGCCCGCCTGGACGAGACGGTCGCGCTGTGGCGGGCCTTGTGGAACGGCGCCGACTCCTTCCACGGCGAGATCCTCCGGTTCGCCGACATCCCGCCCATGACCAGGCCGTCCCGAGCCGGCGGACCGCCCATCTGGCTCGGCGGCGCGACGCCGGCGGCGCTGGCCCGCACCGGCCGGAGCTACGACGGATGGCTTCCCTATCCGCCCGACCCCGCCGACTACGCGTCCGGCCTCCGCGACATCGGCAAAGCGGCGGCCGACGCCGGGCGCAGGGCCGAGGACATCACGCCCGCGCTGTTCGTCACGGTACGGATCGATGACGACGTGGAGAGCGGCCGTCGCGCTGTGGACGGCTACGCGCGAGCCACCTACGGCATGCCACTGCGGGAACTGGAGCGGATCCAGGCGATCGTCACCGGCTCCGCCGAGCAGGTGCGTGAGCGCCTGGGACAGTACGTCGCCGCCGGTGTCCGGCACCTCGTCGCACGCCTCGGCGCGCTGGACCTCCGCTCCCAGCGCGAGCAGCTCGAACGGCTCGCGGACCTGATCCCGGCGCTCCGGCAGACGGCCGCTCACGCCTCCGCCTCGCAAGCCGTGGCCTAG
- a CDS encoding helix-turn-helix domain-containing protein, which yields MDFPRALRRCRTRRHLSQLDLALRAGTTQRYLSFIESGRSVPGRNMVVRLAESLELPLRERNELLLAAGYAPAYPESSLDDPALAPVRTALDHILRGHLPYPALVVDRAGDLIAANTAFDLITEGAAAELVGPGANIYRLALHPHGLAPRIGNLAEWGQHILARLGHQEDLHAELAGYVAHLEPSAAPLGFAVPLHLRSSYGELRLMTTVTTFATAVDVTLAELKLEAFLPADPATAAALLAAAGPMASAAAGQAPENTRSALTAP from the coding sequence GTGGACTTCCCTCGTGCGCTTCGCCGCTGCCGTACCCGTCGTCATCTCAGCCAGCTCGACCTGGCGCTGCGGGCCGGCACCACCCAGCGGTATCTCAGCTTCATCGAGTCCGGCAGGTCCGTCCCCGGCCGGAACATGGTCGTGCGCCTGGCCGAGTCGCTGGAACTGCCGCTGCGGGAGCGCAACGAGCTGCTGCTGGCCGCCGGATACGCGCCCGCCTACCCCGAGAGCTCGCTCGACGACCCGGCGCTGGCCCCGGTGCGCACGGCGCTCGACCACATCCTGCGCGGGCATCTGCCGTATCCGGCGCTGGTGGTCGACCGAGCCGGTGACCTGATCGCCGCGAACACCGCCTTCGATCTGATCACCGAGGGCGCGGCCGCCGAACTGGTGGGCCCGGGAGCCAACATCTACCGCCTCGCGCTGCATCCCCACGGCCTGGCTCCCCGTATCGGGAACCTCGCCGAATGGGGGCAGCACATCCTCGCGCGCCTCGGCCACCAGGAAGACCTGCACGCCGAGCTCGCCGGATACGTCGCCCACCTGGAGCCGTCCGCCGCGCCCCTCGGATTCGCGGTTCCGCTCCACCTGCGCTCCTCGTACGGCGAACTGCGCCTGATGACGACCGTGACGACCTTCGCCACCGCGGTCGACGTGACACTCGCCGAGCTGAAACTGGAGGCGTTCCTGCCGGCCGACCCGGCGACGGCCGCAGCACTCCTGGCAGCCGCCGGCCCCATGGCCTCCGCCGCCGCGGGCCAGGCCCCCGAGAACACGCGGTCGGCCTTGACCGCGCCGTAG
- a CDS encoding M20 metallopeptidase family protein, with protein sequence MTPPPPPSHDAPSPREAVAGSLLDEARRLAPDAVALRRALHAGPELGLDLPDTQRLVLDALDGLGLEIRTGRALSSVTAVLAGPSDGPSILLRADMDALPVTEETGAPFASRTPGLMHACGHDTHMAMLVGAARLLAARRERIAGRVVFMFQPGEEGQHGARHMIEEGVLEASGRRADAAFALHVHPNLPAGAVRLRPGPQLAASDRFRVVVRGRGGHASAPHTACDPVPAACEIVLALQTTVTRGLSADDQAVLSVTQLTAGTATGVIPDTAELGGTLRTVSESTRQRMHEAIARVARGVAAAHGAQAETTVVPGYPVTVNDPRFTDFVLRTAEETLGAAAVGVLPATQMTAEDFSYVLQAVPGALAFLGVCPPGVTPDEAPALHSPRMTVDEDVLASGIACHASVALAFLAGGGPRTTP encoded by the coding sequence ATGACGCCCCCGCCTCCGCCTTCGCACGATGCCCCGTCCCCGCGGGAAGCCGTCGCCGGATCCCTCCTCGACGAGGCCCGCCGCCTGGCCCCCGACGCGGTCGCCCTGCGCCGCGCCCTGCACGCAGGTCCCGAGCTGGGCCTCGATCTGCCGGACACACAGCGCCTGGTACTGGACGCGCTCGACGGCCTCGGCCTGGAGATCCGTACCGGCCGTGCGCTGTCCTCCGTCACCGCCGTCCTCGCCGGACCGTCCGACGGACCGAGCATCCTGCTGCGCGCCGACATGGACGCCCTGCCGGTCACCGAGGAGACCGGAGCGCCGTTCGCCTCGCGCACTCCCGGGCTGATGCACGCATGCGGGCACGACACCCACATGGCGATGCTGGTGGGCGCCGCCCGACTGCTTGCCGCGCGGCGCGAACGGATCGCCGGACGCGTCGTGTTCATGTTCCAGCCCGGCGAGGAGGGGCAGCACGGCGCTCGCCACATGATCGAGGAGGGCGTGCTGGAGGCGTCCGGACGCAGGGCCGACGCCGCCTTCGCCCTGCATGTGCACCCCAACCTGCCCGCCGGCGCAGTGCGGCTGCGCCCAGGACCTCAGCTGGCGGCCTCCGACCGGTTCCGGGTCGTCGTCCGCGGGCGCGGCGGCCATGCCTCGGCGCCGCACACCGCCTGCGACCCGGTACCCGCGGCCTGCGAGATCGTCCTCGCCCTGCAGACGACGGTCACCCGCGGCCTGTCCGCCGACGACCAGGCCGTCCTCAGCGTGACGCAGCTGACCGCGGGCACCGCCACGGGCGTCATCCCGGACACCGCGGAACTCGGCGGTACCCTGCGCACCGTGTCCGAGTCCACGAGGCAGCGGATGCACGAGGCGATCGCCAGGGTGGCCCGGGGTGTGGCCGCCGCGCACGGAGCACAGGCCGAGACGACCGTCGTGCCGGGCTACCCGGTCACCGTCAACGACCCCCGCTTCACCGACTTCGTGCTGCGTACGGCCGAGGAGACGCTCGGTGCAGCGGCGGTGGGCGTGCTGCCGGCCACCCAGATGACGGCCGAGGACTTCTCCTACGTCCTCCAGGCCGTTCCCGGCGCCCTGGCCTTCCTCGGCGTGTGCCCGCCGGGCGTGACCCCGGACGAGGCCCCGGCACTGCACTCGCCCCGCATGACCGTCGACGAGGACGTGCTCGCCTCGGGCATCGCCTGTCACGCCTCCGTGGCCCTGGCCTTCCTGGCGGGCGGCGGACCGCGGACCACGCCGTGA